ATCTCCGTGGTCCCCACTGTAAAATCCGATCTTGATGTCGGCGCGGGAGTACGAACTCGTCTCCGTGAAAGTTAAGGTGGTGACCTCCGACCACCGCTCGAATGCGCGTGTGAAAACGCTCTTCACATCCGCCTCCAACTGATTCCCCGGGAGAAACGCGTAGGTCAGCTCGCTTTTGCTCACCGGCCAACGCGGCATGCCAGGGAAGAATGTGTAGTGAGAAACCGTGTGAAGGTGTGACGAGGTAGTATTAGACGGCGTCGTTTTACCAGAATTCATCGTGGACGTACCGTTGACTATATCCGGGTTGCCACACCGCGGCATGGTGACGTGATTCATCGTCTGCTCATCGAGCTTTCCGGTGACATTGAGATTGAAGTTCTGCTGGTAAGTCTTGATTGCCGATTCAAGCAAGTCATCGAAGTCGTCAGTGATGTTTGAAGGAGCATTCGGGATGTAACCGAAGTACTGAAAGTACTTCTTGAGTTTGCCTAATCCGTCAATCTTGTCACCAGGGTTGCAGTCAACGAGTTTCTTGAAGGCATCCCAGGGACCGGCAGCGGCGGTGATGTTCCGGAGGAGCGGAGGCAGTGACGATATGTTGGGGAAGAAGTGAGCTGAGCTCGGCACTAATGAAATTGACAGTACAATTGCAAAGAAGTAACAAAGTATTCTCATTTCGTGTGCTCTTATTACTTTGCAAAAGTGGGCGAATTGACAGAGTttaagaagaggaggaggaggaggaggttgaAGCCGGCGAGTTTAGGAGAACTATAAATATGATTAATATTTGTAGAAAAGTCATTTTGTGAAGGCGTGTTGAAATTGCCGCTTTGAATGTGTTGAATAAACTTGTGGAAGTTTCGTAGCGAAGGAGAATGAGACGGCGTAGGAATCctattgttgtttgtttgttcttcTGGAATAATGCGGACATTTATGTGATGACTAACATTTGCTGGTTTATCTCAAGACTTTTTGATGCTTTTGCGTTTGTTTTTCTGAAAGAAATAGAAATCAGAAAGACCCACCTCGTCAAAGCCGGAAACTCCATGAAACGTCGTCGTTTCTTTGACGTGGTAGTATGAATGGAATAATGGTATCGTCTTTTTTATGATCTTTGCTCCATGTAAATTCTGATACATGGATCGTTCAATTctcaccaaatatcaaataagttGTGAAGTGTAAGATGTAAATCGTTAAATATAGGATGGTTGCAGTCCATATTCATCTGGAATAATAGGGTCTTCAATTATCAATAGTAGTTGCAAGTTGGAACCATGAAACTATTTATGGAAATATTTTAAAGTCAACCATTAATTTTATACACATCTTAGATTATATATTTTGCACCAACCATAACCTTTGAATTACGGTTGAATTAATCAAAGTTCAATT
This genomic stretch from Tripterygium wilfordii isolate XIE 37 chromosome 22, ASM1340144v1, whole genome shotgun sequence harbors:
- the LOC119991160 gene encoding metalloendoproteinase 2-MMP-like; translation: MRILCYFFAIVLSISLVPSSAHFFPNISSLPPLLRNITAAAGPWDAFKKLVDCNPGDKIDGLGKLKKYFQYFGYIPNAPSNITDDFDDLLESAIKTYQQNFNLNVTGKLDEQTMNHVTMPRCGNPDIVNGTSTMNSGKTTPSNTTSSHLHTVSHYTFFPGMPRWPVSKSELTYAFLPGNQLEADVKSVFTRAFERWSEVTTLTFTETSSYSRADIKIGFYSGDHGDGEPFDGVLGTLAHAFSPPNGWFHLDGDENWVISGDLAVSAVDLESVAVHEIGHVLGLGHSSVEEAIMYPTISSGTRKLELASDDIAGIQQLYGRNPNYNGSAATPSTEQRDTNGAYVEGSMWGLIVLMTVGFVFLFL